A genomic stretch from Procambarus clarkii isolate CNS0578487 unplaced genomic scaffold, FALCON_Pclarkii_2.0 HiC_scaffold_96, whole genome shotgun sequence includes:
- the LOC138360119 gene encoding exostosin-2-like codes for MTRYVDEDHIAIKPMSREFFEIIDTILNSEYYTPNPHDACILVPPVDTLNENNLRKDKIAQTLAMLPYWSEGENHLLFTMLPGTPPIFDTTLNLARGKALMAGRGFSSFTYRRGYDVSLPVYNPAHQDSPVGRKPV; via the exons ATGACTCGCTACGTGGATGAAGACCACATAGCCATCAAGCCAATGTCTCGCGAGTTCTTTGAAATCATCGACACCATACTCAACTCCGAATATTATACTCCCAATCCTCACGATGCGTGCATCCTCGTTCCTCCAGTAGACACATTGAATGAAAATAACCTGAGGAAGGATAAGATCGCTCAGACACTGGCCATGCTTCCTTA CTGGTCAGAGGGTGAAAACCATCTCCTCTTCACCATGTTGCCGGGAACACCTCCAATATTTGACACAACACTGAACTTGGCACGTGGCAAGGCACTCATGGCTGGCAGAGGATTTTCCTCGTTTACATATCGTCGGGGATATGACGTCTCCCTACCCGTGTATAACCCAGCCCACCAAGACTCCCCTGTAGGAAGAAAGCCAGTGTAA